The proteins below are encoded in one region of Aequorivita iocasae:
- a CDS encoding 2TM domain-containing protein has product MFSKTKKTERIDAEQREQYEYARSRIKQKKNLMRHFILFLVGSVLLILINPILGYGENFFIKDWFIWAILIWTFIFLVHLFNVFVMNKFMGKEWEDRQLEKLKARQAERMAELQKKVETELQLPTTPPGTSKKNELNNPLPPDVQ; this is encoded by the coding sequence ATGTTTTCAAAAACTAAAAAAACCGAAAGAATTGATGCTGAACAGCGCGAGCAATACGAGTACGCCCGTAGCCGCATCAAACAGAAAAAAAACTTGATGCGCCATTTTATACTGTTTTTGGTGGGCTCCGTTTTGTTAATTCTCATAAATCCTATTTTAGGGTATGGCGAAAATTTCTTTATAAAGGATTGGTTTATTTGGGCCATTTTAATTTGGACTTTTATATTCCTCGTGCATCTTTTCAATGTTTTTGTAATGAACAAGTTTATGGGCAAGGAATGGGAAGATCGCCAACTTGAAAAATTGAAAGCACGACAAGCAGAACGCATGGCTGAACTTCAGAAAAAAGTAGAAACAGAACTACAACTGCCTACAACCCCACCAGGCACTTCAAAAAAAAACGAACTGAACAACCCATTACCGCCAGACGTACAATGA
- a CDS encoding dihydrofolate reductase, translated as MITMIAAAGENNELGKNNDLLWHLPDDFKRFKQLTTGHHIIMGRKTFESFPKPLPNRTHIIITRNKDYKKEGAIVVQTLEDAFNIAKDDPKPYIIGGGEIYKIGLPFAQKIELTRVHETFKDADTFFPEFSNEKWELISEEEHPKDEKHKYSFTYETWVRK; from the coding sequence ATGATAACCATGATTGCCGCCGCGGGCGAGAATAACGAACTGGGAAAGAACAACGACCTGCTTTGGCACTTGCCCGATGATTTTAAGCGTTTTAAGCAATTAACTACGGGCCACCATATTATTATGGGGCGCAAGACATTTGAATCGTTCCCAAAACCGCTTCCTAACAGAACCCACATTATAATTACCCGAAATAAAGACTATAAAAAAGAAGGTGCCATAGTGGTGCAAACCTTGGAAGATGCTTTCAATATTGCAAAAGATGACCCAAAACCTTATATAATTGGAGGTGGTGAAATATATAAAATAGGACTTCCCTTTGCACAAAAAATTGAGCTTACCCGAGTCCACGAAACTTTTAAGGATGCTGATACTTTTTTTCCAGAGTTTTCAAACGAGAAATGGGAACTAATTTCCGAAGAGGAGCATCCTAAAGATGAAAAACATAAGTATTCCTTTACATATGAAACTTGGGTGCGCAAATAA
- a CDS encoding fructosamine kinase family protein, which translates to MKAILKNIASQNNFNFIDCKPLSGGDINKVFLLKCEEGNYVVKINNASKFPGMFQAEAKGLQLLQATESFQIPKIIAVGVFQNHSYLMMEYLKTGTPNSNFWKKFAENLATLHRTTQQNFGLDHDNYIGSLPQKNGFCSSASEFYITQRLEPQFKMASDKGFHFNNLEGFFKNISVEIPNDPPSLIHGDLWNGNYMVSETDEPVLIDPAVAFAPREMDIAMMKLFGGFSEEVFLAYNAIFQLSEGWKERVPLWQLYYLLVHLNLFGSGYLSPVNSVMKRYS; encoded by the coding sequence TTGAAAGCCATTCTAAAAAATATAGCTTCACAAAACAATTTCAACTTTATTGATTGCAAACCACTTTCGGGAGGTGACATCAACAAAGTTTTTCTTCTAAAATGTGAAGAAGGAAATTATGTTGTTAAAATAAACAATGCTTCCAAATTTCCTGGAATGTTTCAGGCAGAAGCTAAAGGACTTCAGCTTTTACAGGCTACGGAAAGTTTCCAGATTCCGAAAATCATCGCTGTTGGTGTTTTTCAAAATCATTCATATTTAATGATGGAATATTTGAAAACAGGAACTCCAAATTCAAATTTCTGGAAAAAATTTGCTGAAAATTTGGCAACACTGCACAGAACCACACAGCAAAATTTTGGATTGGACCACGATAACTATATAGGCAGTCTTCCTCAGAAAAACGGCTTCTGCAGCTCGGCTTCAGAATTTTATATCACCCAGCGTTTGGAGCCACAGTTTAAAATGGCTTCAGACAAAGGCTTTCATTTTAATAACTTAGAGGGATTTTTTAAGAATATTTCTGTGGAAATCCCGAACGACCCCCCGTCCCTAATTCACGGAGATCTTTGGAATGGCAACTATATGGTTTCCGAAACTGATGAGCCTGTTTTAATAGATCCCGCGGTGGCTTTTGCGCCGCGTGAAATGGATATTGCCATGATGAAATTGTTCGGTGGTTTTTCAGAAGAAGTTTTTTTAGCTTATAATGCTATTTTTCAACTAAGTGAAGGCTGGAAAGAACGGGTTCCGCTTTGGCAACTCTACTATTTATTGGTACATCTCAATCTTTTCGGAAGTGGTTATTTGTCACCAGTCAATTCCGTTATGAAAAGATATTCCTAA
- the fabD gene encoding ACP S-malonyltransferase, which produces MKAYIFPGQGAQFTGMGKDLYENSSKAKEMFQQANEILGFDISKTMFEGSADELKETKVTQPAIFLHSTILAEVMGNKFQPDMVAGHSLGEISALVANRTLAFSDGLLLVYKRALAMQKACEKTPSTMAAVLGLEDHLVEEICATTPGIVVAANYNCPGQLVISGDVDAVGKACESLKEAGARRALILPVGGAFHSPLMEPAREELAAAIEATQFTEPACPIYQNVSTFAVTDPSKIKENLIFQLTAPVKWTQSVQNMIKDGATKFIEVGPGNVLQGLVKKIDASAETEKAEV; this is translated from the coding sequence ATGAAAGCATATATATTTCCCGGACAGGGCGCCCAATTTACGGGAATGGGCAAAGATCTTTATGAAAACTCTTCGAAAGCGAAAGAAATGTTTCAACAAGCCAATGAGATTTTAGGTTTCGATATTTCCAAAACAATGTTTGAAGGCAGTGCCGACGAGCTTAAAGAAACCAAAGTTACCCAACCCGCTATTTTCCTTCATTCCACCATTTTGGCAGAAGTTATGGGCAATAAATTCCAGCCAGATATGGTAGCAGGACATTCCTTAGGTGAAATTTCGGCATTAGTTGCCAATAGAACGCTTGCCTTTAGCGATGGGTTGCTACTGGTTTACAAACGTGCATTGGCAATGCAAAAAGCCTGTGAAAAAACACCCTCAACAATGGCGGCTGTTTTAGGGCTGGAAGACCATTTAGTTGAAGAAATATGTGCAACCACACCTGGAATTGTTGTTGCCGCAAATTATAACTGCCCCGGCCAATTGGTAATTTCTGGCGATGTGGATGCTGTTGGAAAAGCCTGTGAAAGTTTGAAAGAAGCTGGTGCACGCAGAGCTTTGATTTTACCGGTAGGTGGCGCTTTCCACAGTCCATTGATGGAGCCTGCTCGTGAAGAGCTGGCAGCGGCTATTGAGGCAACACAATTTACCGAACCTGCCTGCCCTATATATCAAAATGTTTCAACATTTGCGGTTACTGATCCTTCAAAAATAAAGGAAAACCTCATCTTTCAACTTACTGCTCCGGTTAAGTGGACACAGAGTGTACAGAATATGATAAAAGATGGAGCTACTAAATTTATTGAAGTTGGTCCAGGCAATGTTTTGCAGGGGCTCGTGAAGAAAATTGATGCATCTGCAGAAACTGAAAAAGCGGAAGTATAA
- the galE gene encoding UDP-glucose 4-epimerase GalE produces the protein MKKILVTGGLGYIGSHTVVELQNSGYQVLIIDNLSNSSLDVLEGITNITKTAPTFERLDLRLKADVADYFKKNQDIEGIIHFAASKAVGESVQNPLLYYENNLNTLIYLLQECNAYGIENFIFSSSCTVYGEPDSLPITENAPVKPATSPYGNTKQISEEILKDTCCISALKSIALRYFNPIGAHETAEIGELPAGVPQNLVPFITQTAAGVREQLSVFGDDYPTEDGSCVRDYIHVVDLAKAHVIALQRLLSKKNETQFEVFNLGTGRGSSVLEVVNSFETTTGEKLNYKIVDRRPGDVIAVYADTQKANKVLGWKAEKTMEDALESAWKWEKKIRNI, from the coding sequence ATGAAAAAAATACTCGTTACTGGCGGTTTGGGCTATATAGGGTCCCACACCGTTGTTGAACTTCAAAATTCAGGTTATCAGGTTTTAATTATCGATAATCTCTCAAACTCATCTTTAGATGTTTTGGAAGGAATTACAAATATTACTAAAACAGCCCCAACTTTTGAACGGCTCGATCTTCGCTTAAAAGCCGATGTTGCAGATTATTTCAAAAAAAATCAAGATATTGAAGGAATTATCCATTTTGCCGCTAGCAAAGCTGTGGGCGAAAGCGTTCAAAACCCATTGCTTTATTACGAAAACAATCTGAATACGCTTATTTATCTACTTCAAGAATGCAATGCTTACGGAATTGAGAATTTTATTTTTAGTTCGTCGTGCACCGTTTACGGCGAGCCGGATTCCCTTCCTATTACAGAAAATGCGCCGGTTAAGCCTGCTACTTCACCTTATGGAAATACAAAACAAATAAGTGAAGAAATACTGAAGGATACGTGTTGTATTTCGGCTTTAAAATCGATTGCGTTGCGGTATTTTAATCCTATTGGGGCGCACGAAACGGCAGAAATCGGAGAGCTTCCGGCGGGAGTGCCGCAGAATTTAGTGCCGTTTATAACCCAAACGGCGGCTGGGGTTCGGGAACAACTTTCTGTATTTGGAGATGATTACCCTACAGAAGATGGCAGTTGTGTACGCGACTATATTCATGTTGTGGATTTGGCTAAAGCGCACGTTATAGCGTTACAACGATTACTTTCTAAAAAAAATGAAACCCAGTTTGAGGTTTTCAATCTTGGAACGGGCAGAGGAAGCTCAGTTTTGGAAGTTGTAAATTCTTTTGAAACAACAACGGGCGAAAAACTGAATTATAAAATTGTGGATCGAAGACCGGGAGACGTTATAGCTGTTTATGCAGATACCCAAAAGGCAAATAAAGTATTGGGATGGAAAGCTGAAAAAACGATGGAAGACGCTCTTGAATCCGCGTGGAAGTGGGAAAAGAAAATCAGAAATATTTAA
- a CDS encoding DegT/DnrJ/EryC1/StrS family aminotransferase has product MKKIQMVDLKGQYENIKERVDSSIMNVIETTAFVNGPEVHEFQKELEDYLGVKHVIPCANGTDALQIAMMGLGLKPGDEVITADFTFAATVEVIALLQLSPVLVDVDPINFNIDIEAIKKAITPKTRAIVPVHLFGLAANMDEIMAIAKEHDLYVIEDNAQGIGADYTSKDGTKQKTGTIGHVASTSFFPSKNLGCYGDGGAIFTNDDDLAHIIRGIVNHGMYVRYHHDVVGVNSRLDSIQAAVLRAKLPHLDEYNAARRNAARKYSEALAGIENIITPTGFCDNTQTICDVCDCHVFHQYTLKILNTDRDALVNHLNEKGIPCGVYYPIPLHLQKAYKDERYKEEDFVVTNQLVKEVISLPMHTELDDDQIKYITETVINFVTK; this is encoded by the coding sequence ATGAAGAAAATACAAATGGTTGACTTAAAAGGTCAATATGAAAATATAAAAGAGCGCGTGGACAGCTCCATAATGAATGTAATAGAAACCACTGCATTTGTAAACGGTCCCGAAGTCCACGAATTTCAAAAGGAACTTGAGGATTATTTAGGTGTAAAGCACGTAATTCCCTGCGCGAACGGAACAGATGCTTTGCAAATTGCAATGATGGGACTTGGCCTAAAACCCGGTGATGAGGTAATTACGGCCGATTTCACATTTGCAGCAACCGTAGAAGTGATAGCGCTTTTGCAATTATCACCTGTTTTGGTAGATGTGGATCCCATAAATTTCAATATAGATATAGAAGCCATAAAAAAAGCAATCACACCAAAAACCAGAGCGATAGTACCAGTCCATCTTTTTGGCCTTGCGGCGAATATGGACGAAATTATGGCCATTGCCAAAGAGCACGACCTGTATGTAATTGAGGACAACGCACAAGGTATTGGCGCCGATTACACTTCAAAAGATGGTACTAAACAAAAAACTGGAACCATTGGGCACGTGGCTTCCACGTCATTCTTTCCATCAAAAAATCTGGGATGTTATGGAGATGGCGGTGCTATTTTTACAAATGATGATGATTTGGCCCACATAATTAGAGGAATTGTAAACCATGGTATGTACGTGCGTTACCATCACGATGTGGTTGGTGTTAACAGTAGATTGGATTCCATCCAAGCGGCTGTGCTTCGTGCAAAATTGCCACATTTGGACGAATATAATGCAGCACGTAGAAATGCAGCAAGAAAATATAGTGAAGCTTTAGCTGGAATTGAAAATATTATTACACCCACCGGTTTTTGTGACAACACTCAAACCATCTGCGATGTATGCGATTGTCATGTTTTTCACCAATACACTTTAAAAATATTAAATACAGATCGAGATGCGTTGGTTAACCATTTAAACGAGAAAGGAATTCCGTGCGGGGTATATTACCCCATTCCGCTGCATCTTCAGAAGGCTTATAAAGATGAGCGCTATAAAGAAGAAGATTTTGTAGTTACCAATCAATTGGTAAAAGAAGTAATTTCACTGCCTATGCACACTGAACTTGATGATGATCAAATTAAGTATATTACAGAAACTGTTATAAATTTCGTTACCAAATAA
- a CDS encoding 3-deoxy-D-manno-octulosonic acid transferase, giving the protein MHTIYNLLILIASFLLKIVALFSKKMKLFVNGRRSVYETLQQKISATDKTIWFHCASLGEFEQGVPIMEAIKKLKPDHKIVVSFFSPSGYEIKKNTPLADAVVYLPMDTPANAKKFISAVHPSLTFFVKYEFWPNYLFELQKKNIPTLLVSGVFRESQIFFKPYGGFMRKVLATFDHFFLQDKNSETLLKNIGFTNTRVSGDTRFDRVSHQIEMDNTLKFAEDFKGNSLCVVCGSTWPEDEAVLLHYINSAPENVKFIIAPHKIEADKIEDFTKRIVKKTVLHSKIDDVNISDYSVLIIDCIGLLSKLYSYADIAYVGGAMGKTGLHNILEPATFGVPIVIGKNFEAFPEAKRLRGLAGLFSISNASECTEILNKLILNDSFRNKTGLIAGHFVNKNTGATKKIIDYLKTD; this is encoded by the coding sequence ATGCACACCATCTACAATTTACTGATTCTCATTGCCTCTTTTCTTTTAAAGATTGTAGCGCTTTTCAGCAAAAAAATGAAACTTTTTGTAAACGGCAGGAGAAGTGTATATGAAACACTTCAGCAAAAAATCTCCGCTACCGACAAAACCATTTGGTTTCACTGCGCTTCTTTAGGAGAGTTTGAACAGGGGGTGCCCATAATGGAAGCAATAAAAAAATTAAAACCCGACCATAAAATTGTGGTGAGTTTTTTTTCGCCTTCGGGATATGAAATAAAGAAAAACACACCTTTGGCAGATGCAGTGGTGTATCTTCCAATGGATACGCCGGCCAATGCAAAAAAGTTTATTTCTGCGGTTCATCCATCGCTTACCTTTTTTGTGAAATATGAGTTTTGGCCCAATTATCTTTTTGAGCTTCAGAAAAAGAACATTCCCACCTTGTTGGTTTCGGGTGTTTTCAGGGAAAGCCAAATCTTTTTTAAACCTTACGGCGGCTTTATGCGAAAGGTATTAGCTACTTTTGATCACTTTTTTCTGCAGGACAAAAATTCTGAAACGCTTTTAAAAAATATTGGTTTTACCAACACTCGTGTAAGTGGCGACACACGTTTTGACAGGGTTTCGCACCAAATTGAAATGGACAACACCCTAAAATTTGCAGAAGATTTCAAAGGAAATTCGCTCTGTGTTGTCTGCGGAAGCACCTGGCCCGAAGATGAAGCCGTACTTCTGCATTATATAAATTCCGCTCCCGAAAACGTAAAATTCATCATTGCTCCCCATAAAATAGAAGCAGATAAAATCGAGGATTTCACTAAAAGGATTGTAAAAAAAACAGTGCTTCATTCAAAAATAGACGATGTAAATATATCAGATTATTCTGTTTTGATAATTGACTGTATCGGCTTGTTGAGCAAATTATACAGCTATGCAGACATAGCGTATGTAGGCGGGGCGATGGGCAAAACGGGACTTCATAATATTTTGGAACCTGCTACATTTGGGGTGCCCATAGTTATAGGAAAGAATTTTGAAGCATTCCCAGAGGCGAAAAGACTTCGGGGTTTAGCGGGTTTGTTTTCAATTTCAAACGCTTCGGAATGCACTGAAATTCTTAACAAATTAATTCTAAATGATTCATTTCGAAATAAAACAGGGTTGATTGCTGGGCATTTTGTCAATAAAAATACAGGCGCAACCAAAAAAATAATTGATTACCTTAAGACAGATTGA
- a CDS encoding LexA family transcriptional regulator produces the protein MKTQLPIEAQRFKKLREELNYTQQSFAEILDIGATTADIERGKTKITGKVIMELMAQFNINPLWIYGKSFEKHINTSRGDVSPKVLTVDTTGNDSILLVNQKAAAGYPNNIHDTGWYQTLPAFNIPLPEYRNASYRGFQVEGDSMLPNIKPNEWVLGRAVPSINEATDSKIYIVVLRDSVLVKKLQKIPNNPQRIRLISLNTEYLPINVKVKDIQELWMVNSKLTFGVDEPSESNLLRQLQQSMEELKTQMRDTVNKKTD, from the coding sequence ATGAAAACACAGCTACCCATTGAAGCGCAACGTTTTAAAAAGTTGCGTGAAGAACTCAATTATACTCAGCAATCCTTTGCTGAAATTTTAGATATTGGTGCAACTACAGCTGATATTGAAAGGGGTAAGACTAAAATAACGGGAAAAGTTATTATGGAGCTTATGGCCCAATTCAATATCAATCCCTTATGGATTTATGGCAAAAGTTTTGAAAAGCATATAAATACTTCGCGAGGTGATGTAAGTCCTAAGGTTTTAACTGTAGACACCACCGGTAATGACAGTATTCTTCTGGTAAACCAGAAAGCTGCGGCCGGTTATCCAAACAATATTCATGACACGGGTTGGTACCAAACCTTACCAGCTTTTAATATTCCTTTGCCAGAATATAGGAATGCGTCATATCGCGGCTTTCAAGTAGAAGGGGACAGTATGCTGCCAAACATTAAACCGAATGAATGGGTGTTGGGCCGTGCCGTACCAAGTATTAACGAGGCGACGGATAGTAAGATTTATATTGTTGTGCTCAGGGATTCAGTTTTAGTGAAAAAACTTCAGAAAATTCCTAATAACCCACAGCGTATTCGGCTCATTTCGTTGAATACGGAATATTTGCCAATAAATGTAAAAGTTAAAGATATTCAAGAGCTTTGGATGGTCAACAGCAAATTAACGTTTGGGGTTGATGAACCCTCCGAGAGTAATTTGCTCCGTCAGCTACAACAATCTATGGAAGAGCTTAAAACTCAAATGAGAGATACTGTAAATAAAAAAACCGACTGA
- a CDS encoding putative DNA modification/repair radical SAM protein, whose amino-acid sequence MDFNRIKEKLSILADAAKYDVSCSSSGSKRENKNNGLGNSSGMGICHSYTEDGRCVSLLKILLTNHCIFDCAYCVTRKSNDIKRAAFKVQEVVDLTINFYRRNYIEGLFLSSGIFKNADYTMERLIAVAKKLREEENFNGYIHLKSIPGASDELMREAGLYADRLSVNIEIPTEKGLKLLAPDKNRKDFIKPMEKVKNEIIQYKNEKSLLKKVPLYAPAGQSTQMIVGASGESDAEIMYTSAYFYKSFNLKRVYYSGYVPISHDNRLPAIGTPVPFIRENRLYQTDWLLRFYGFDVRELLNAEHPNLESDIDPKLSWALRNLDQFPVDINKADMQMLLRVPGLGVKSVHKIIAARKYRKLNWENLKLIGASLNRAKYFITCDSRIFEGKDRTASQLKGLIMNGSESKFRKELNTQLNLFENPSFQSA is encoded by the coding sequence ATGGATTTTAATCGAATAAAAGAAAAACTCAGCATTTTAGCCGATGCTGCAAAATATGATGTTTCCTGTTCTTCAAGTGGAAGTAAAAGAGAGAATAAAAACAACGGCCTAGGCAATAGCAGCGGAATGGGCATCTGCCATAGTTATACTGAAGATGGTAGATGTGTTTCGTTGTTAAAAATTCTGCTTACCAATCATTGCATTTTTGATTGTGCTTACTGCGTTACGCGAAAAAGCAATGATATAAAGCGTGCCGCTTTTAAAGTACAGGAAGTGGTAGACCTAACCATAAATTTTTACAGGCGTAATTACATTGAGGGTCTTTTTTTAAGCAGCGGAATTTTCAAAAACGCAGATTACACAATGGAACGCTTGATAGCCGTGGCAAAAAAGTTGCGTGAGGAAGAAAATTTCAACGGATACATTCACCTAAAGTCCATTCCAGGTGCAAGCGATGAATTAATGCGGGAAGCTGGCCTATATGCAGATCGTCTTTCCGTAAATATTGAAATTCCCACAGAAAAAGGCTTGAAATTACTAGCACCGGACAAAAACAGAAAAGATTTTATAAAACCTATGGAAAAAGTTAAAAATGAAATTATTCAATATAAAAATGAAAAAAGCCTCTTAAAAAAAGTTCCGCTCTATGCCCCAGCAGGACAAAGCACACAAATGATTGTGGGTGCCAGTGGTGAAAGCGACGCAGAAATCATGTACACTTCGGCATATTTTTATAAATCATTTAATCTAAAAAGGGTTTATTATTCAGGTTATGTTCCCATTAGTCACGATAATCGACTACCCGCCATTGGCACACCCGTTCCTTTTATACGTGAAAATAGACTCTACCAAACAGATTGGCTCCTTCGGTTTTATGGTTTTGATGTTCGCGAATTGCTGAATGCGGAGCATCCTAATTTAGAATCAGATATTGATCCCAAATTAAGCTGGGCCCTCCGCAATCTAGACCAATTTCCTGTAGATATAAATAAGGCAGATATGCAAATGCTACTTCGAGTGCCGGGTTTGGGAGTTAAGTCAGTTCATAAAATTATAGCTGCACGCAAGTATCGAAAACTTAACTGGGAAAATCTTAAATTAATTGGCGCTTCCTTGAATAGGGCAAAATATTTTATAACCTGTGATTCCAGAATTTTTGAAGGAAAAGATAGGACTGCCTCACAATTAAAAGGATTGATAATGAATGGCTCTGAAAGCAAATTCAGAAAAGAGTTAAATACCCAGCTAAATCTGTTTGAAAATCCAAGTTTTCAGTCTGCATGA
- a CDS encoding TIGR03915 family putative DNA repair protein → MKFILIYDGSFEGLLSAVFYFYEHKLDDASIVKKENSQPSFLYIDKEIITDYGKAKRVWKGLSKKVSVRGREKIYKAFLSEIPTIENAILHFIKRTFSSEVSIENDYSDPIILEIDKVSKKVDREKHRMDAFVRFRLTNDGIYFATIEPDFNVLPLNMEHFKKRYADQKWLIYDLKRKYGIFYNLQKAALIELEISAEVNSTTRALTYFTVDEMHFQKLWGIYFKNSNIPTRKNMRLHIKHIPKRYWKYLPEKKF, encoded by the coding sequence ATGAAATTCATTTTAATTTATGATGGAAGCTTCGAGGGGCTTCTTTCAGCCGTATTCTACTTTTATGAACATAAATTGGACGATGCTTCAATTGTAAAAAAAGAAAACTCCCAACCTAGCTTTTTGTATATAGACAAGGAAATAATTACGGACTACGGAAAAGCAAAACGTGTTTGGAAGGGACTTTCAAAAAAAGTTTCGGTACGAGGGAGAGAAAAAATCTACAAAGCTTTCTTAAGTGAAATCCCAACAATTGAAAATGCTATATTACACTTTATAAAACGCACTTTTTCTTCTGAAGTATCTATTGAGAATGATTACAGTGACCCCATTATTCTTGAAATAGACAAAGTTTCAAAAAAGGTGGATCGCGAAAAACACAGGATGGATGCCTTCGTACGCTTTCGATTAACTAACGATGGAATTTATTTTGCGACCATTGAGCCAGATTTTAATGTTTTACCCTTAAATATGGAACATTTCAAAAAAAGATATGCGGATCAAAAATGGCTTATTTATGACCTGAAACGTAAATATGGTATTTTTTACAACCTCCAAAAGGCAGCATTAATTGAGTTGGAAATTTCTGCTGAAGTAAACAGCACCACAAGGGCTCTTACATATTTTACGGTAGATGAAATGCATTTTCAAAAACTGTGGGGCATCTACTTTAAAAACAGTAATATACCAACCCGAAAGAATATGCGTTTGCATATAAAACATATTCCAAAAAGGTATTGGAAATATTTACCCGAAAAAAAGTTTTGA